A window of Nicotiana tabacum cultivar K326 chromosome 24, ASM71507v2, whole genome shotgun sequence contains these coding sequences:
- the LOC107775866 gene encoding glycosyltransferase family 92 protein RCOM_0530710-like, which yields MDSSEQRRKRKRIFRPSSPTAFLPYSLKYFFSVRSLVLCFSFLIFLFLLSYQIPFGSSVFRPVLVVSSLSLLSSSSDLSSSSASFQDFGSFLLPLQIEGRVLFPDHVLLLVKKNTLLGKSTELECVYARNRSVEGDIVVKEKAFSVDDYGDENGMLVRCPLPPANYSAVVNLKKFRGNGVVDMEAENGILKSNQTVNSWENVAYAATLDGNTAVVFVKGLNLRPQRESDPSQFSCHFGLGSLEKDGRFALRTNAISAAQEVVRCSLPLSIRKSPEKARGIRITIGMLPHIHAKAHEHVLLPSVAKISDLKSEAIRKNIGNVKYDLCVCTMVWNQASALREWITYHSWLGVERWFIYDNNSDDRIKDVIEDLEAENYNVTRHVWPWIKTQEAGFSHCALRAKQECNWVSFMDVDEYFYFPYSTPGHQSFRSTGYAGQDSLRSLVANLSSSSPTIAEIRTTCHSFGPSGLNSSPSQGITVGYTCRLKSPERHKSIIRPDALDTTLLNVVHHFYLRKGFRYLNLPQSTAVINHYKYQVWDVFRAKFFRRVATYVADWQKNQNEGSRDRAPGLGTEAVEPPNWPLQFCEVWDTGLRDFVLSNFADLITGLLPWEKSSF from the coding sequence atggatTCTTCAGAGCAACGTCGTAAGAGAAAAAGGATTTTCAGACCATCTTCACCAACAGCTTTTCTTCCTTATTCTCTTAAATATTTCTTCTCTGTAAGGTCTTTAGTTTTATGCTTTagtttcttgatttttctttttcttctttcttatcAGATTCCTTTTGGTTCTTCTGTTTTTAGACCTGTTTTAGTTGTTTCAAGCTTATCTTTATTGTCTTCTTCTTCTGACTTATCTTCTAGTTCTGCTTCATTTCAAGATTTTGGTAGTTTCTTATTGCCTTTACAAATTGAGGGTCGAGTTTTGTTTCCTGATCATGTTTTGCTGTTGGTAAAAAAGAATACTTTACTTGGTAAAAGTACAGAATTGGAATGTGTTTATGCTAGAAATAGAAGTGTAGAAGGTGATATTGTTGTAAAGGAGAAAGCTTTTTCAGTGGATGATTATGGTGATGAAAATGGGATGCTTGTTAGATGTCCGCTTCCTCCAGCTAATTATTCCGCTGTAGTGAATTTGAAGAAGTTTAGGGGAAATGGTGTTGTGGATATGGAAGCTGAAAATGGGATTTTGAAAAGTAATCAGACAGTTAATTCTTGGGAAAATGTTGCTTATGCTGCTACTTTGGATGGTAATACAGCAGTGGTTTTTGTGAAGGGATTGAATTTGAGGCCTCAAAGAGAATCCGATCCGAGTCAATTTAGTTGCCATTTCGGGTTGGGAAGTTTGGAAAAAGATGGAAGGTTTGCACTTAGGACAAATGCTATTAGTGCTGCTCAAGAGGTTGTTAGGTGTTCATTGCCATTGAGTATTAGGAAGAGCCCCGAGAAGGCACGTGGTATACGAATAACCATTGGTATGTTGCCTCATATTCATGCTAAAGCTCATGAACATGTACTTTTGCCCTCAGTAGCCAAGATTTCTGACCTGAAATCTGAGGCAATTAGGAAGAATATTGGAAATGTAAAGTATGATCTTTGTGTGTGTACAATGGTGTGGAACCAAGCCTCAGCGCTTCGCGAGTGGATCACTTATCATTCTTGGCTTGGAGTTGAAAGGTGGTTTATTTATGACAATAACAGCGATGACAGAATCAAAGATGTGATTGAAGATCTTGAGGCAGAGAATTACAATGTCACACGACACGTTTGGCCATGGATCAAGACTCAAGAAGCAGGTTTTTCGCATTGTGCTCTTAGAGCAAAGCAAGAATGCAATTGGGTATCGtttatggatgttgatgaatatttCTACTTTCCATATTCAACACCAGGACACCAAAGTTTTAGAAGCACGGGTTACGCAGGACAGGACTCACTTCGGTCCCTCGTGGCAAATTTATCGTCATCATCGCCAACAATAGCAGAGATTAGAACAACTTGTCATAGCTTTGGACCATCTGGTTTGAATTCATCACCCTCACAAGGTATTACTGTTGGATATACATGTCGGCTTAAGAGCCCCGAGAGACACAAATCAATCATACGCCCCGATGCTTTGGACACCACTCTCCTCAATGTGGTGCATCATTTCTACTTGAGGAAAGGATTTAGGTACTTGAATTTGCCACAGAGCACTGCAGTGATAAACCATTATAAGTACCAAGTGTGGGACGTTTTCAGGGCGAAGTTTTTCAGGCGAGTAGCTACATATGTTGCTGATTGGCAGAAGAATCAAAATGAAGGATCAAGGGATAGAGCACCTGGTTTAGGGACTGAGGCTGTTGAGCCGCCAAATTGGCCATTacaattctgtgaagtttgggaCACCGGCCTTCGGGACTTTGTTTTATCAAACTTTGCTGATTTAATAACTGGTTTGTTGCCTTGGGAGAAGTCTTCTTTCTAA
- the LOC107775867 gene encoding TORTIFOLIA1-like protein 4, whose amino-acid sequence MALQRQPSDLKNRVNTCLNRLSDRDTLTVATNELESIARNLNSEGFGAFLTCISSTDSSDKSPVRRQCVRLIGVLSASHGDALSPHLVKMLSSVLRRLRDPDSAVRSACVEAVSSIASEITQPPFSSILKPLIDAIMHEQDINSQIGASLCLAAAIEASPDPEPAELKKLLPKLLKLVKNDSFKAKPALLSLIGSVVSVGGASSKNVLNSIVPITVEFLSSYDWTVRKAAAETLGRLAVAERELLSELKAFCITSLDNKRFDKVKVVRETMNRALEWWNEVPGTSDDVLPQSLSKFPPKDCGSGACSPTPSKSSSDTARETPHPKKATRPSKSPASSSSSSITSQKNNSIRFRRTKSNVISSCKLDLRKSPDAKLKRTVSLASSLELDNEDEQKNQNPRVQDSADTVSCSSSNSELKSTLFNKPPDEKVHRYGNSRSSSRVVPLFEDYNYNMDVPDGNIDEDAPLSHKEYENFCSISKQLVQIENQQSSLLNLLQGFIGSSRNGMSSLEKRVNGLERLLDEMQHDLGITTGRISNTDFTGTTCFMLPRAEFLSPKFWRSSEGQNSNSRISFSTGSQNTTMYSQPETDATTKMLNQENLMGQKQNKNLSSLNHMGVTQNEHNLSLHSSSGRRKERIARDGETAGFCHVGRLDGTSFANCIQQQT is encoded by the exons ATGGCGCTACAGAGACAACCTAGTGATCTCAAAAATAGAGTGAATACATGCCTCAATAGATTATCCGACCGTGATACTCTCACTGTTGCgacgaatgagctcgagtcaatagCTAGAAATCTTAACAGTGAAGGTTTTGGTGCATTCTTGACTTGTATTTCTAGTACGGACTCTTCTGATAAATCTCCGGTGCGCCGGCAATGCGTTCGGCTTATCGGCGTGCTCTCGGCTTCTCACGGCGACGCTCTTTCACCGCATCTCGTTAAAATGCTCTCCTCCGTCCTTCGGCGACTTCGTGACCCTGACTCTGCCGTTCGTTCGGCCTGTGTAGAAGCTGTTTCGTCAATTGCGTCAGAAATCACTCAACCGCCGTTTTCGTCTATTTTGAAGCCTTTAATAGACGCTATTATGCACGAACAGGATATTAACTCGCAGATCGGAGCTTCATTGTGTCTCGCGGCAGCGATTGAAGCGTCGCCTGATCCTGAGCCGGCGGAGCTGAAGAAACTGCTGCCGAAGTTGTTGAAATTGGTGAAGAATGATAGCTTTAAAGCGAAACCGGCGTTGTTGTCGCTCATTGGTAGTGTTGTGAGTGTTGGTGGTGCTTCGAGTAAAAATGTGTTGAATAGCATAGTTCCTATTACGGTTGAGTTTCTGAGTAGTTATGATTGGACTGTGCGGAAAGCCGCGGCGGAGACATTAGGAAGACTAGCGGTCGCTGAAAGAGAGTTGTTGTCAGAGTTGAAGGCCTTCTGCATCACGTCACTGGATAACAAAAGATTCGATAAG GTGAAGGTTGTGAGAGAAACGATGAATCGGGCGTTAGAATGGTGGAACGAAGTTCCAGGTACTTCAGATGATGTTTTGCCTCAATCACTATCCAAGTTTCCCCCGAAAG ATTGTGGTAGTGGTGCTTGTTCGCCAACTCCTTCCAAAAGTTCGAGTGATACAGCCAGAGAGACCCCTCATCCGAAGAAAGCAACCCGCCCAAGCAAGTCACCTGCATCCAGTAGTTCTTCCTCTATCACCTCCCAGAAGAACAATTCTATTAGGTTCCGCCGCACAAAATCAAATGTCATAAGCTCCTGTAAGCTGGATTTAAGAAAATCCCCTGATGCAAAATTGAAACGGACTGTTTCACTGGCATCTTCATTGGAGCTGGATAATGAAGATGAACAGAAGAATCAAAATCCTAGAGTTCAAGATTCAGCAGATACAGTTAGTTGTAGCAGTTCAAACTCAGAATTAAAGTCAACTCTATTTAACAAACCACCTGATGAAAAGGTCCATAGGTATGGTAATTCACGGTCAAGTTCTCGGGTTGTTCCACTGTTTGAGGATTACAATTATAATATGGATGTACCTGATGGAAACATCGATGAAGATGCACCCTTGAGTCACAAAGAGTATGAGAATTTCTGTTCTATCAGCAAACAGCTTGTTCAGATTGAAAATCAACAGTCCAGTTTGTTGAACCTCCTCCAG GGATTTATCGGCAGCTCACGAAATGGAATGAGTTCCTTAGAGAAACGTGTAAATGGTTTGGAGAGATTACTTGATGAAATGCAGCATGATTTGGGAATAACAACAGGGAGGATTTCAAATACCGATTTTACAGGAACTACATGTTTCATGCTCCCCCGTGCAGAATTTTTGAGTCCTAAATTTTGGAGAAGTTCAGAAGGGCAAAACTCAAATTCAAGAATATCTTTCTCCACTGGAAGCCAGAATACCACCATGTATAGTCAGCCAGAAACAGATGCTACCACCAAGATGTTGAACCAGGAAAATTTGATGGGCCAAAAGCAGAATAAGAATTTATCTTCACTGAACCATATGGGTGTCACTCAGAACGAACATAACTTATCATTACATTCTTCCTCCGgtagaagaaaagagagaatagCTCGAGATGGTGAAACTGCAGGTTTTTGTCATGTTGGTAGGCTTGACGGGACTTCATTTGCAAATTGCATACAGCAGCAAACTTGA